The Puntigrus tetrazona isolate hp1 chromosome 23, ASM1883169v1, whole genome shotgun sequence genome has a segment encoding these proteins:
- the zgc:158263 gene encoding ceramide kinase family protein has translation MEIDSVRVESSLWIGNKRYRAFLSGWYFSWTEIDKRNREKKTISVPVSEVIGVKEGRVEIQPQKKVEDTDLDFTLFYVKRSSKGNGIGAPWSLGRTQFCCPSRAVRDQWITQLRTALKTHSPSRPRRLLVFINPFGGKKRGKQIFHSLVAPLFELAGISSHVVVTEQANQARDYILKKDLTGFDGVICVGGDGMFSELLHGVIGRTQQEAGISEHDLSVMLQPCDLHIGIIPAGSTDCVCFTTIGINDPVTSTLHIIIGDSQPLDVCSVHYQSTLVRYSVSMVGYGFYGDVLAESERHRWMGPLRYDYSGCMVYLCNRSYPGLVQYLPADSHISSPRDNTRCLSGCRVCSESKEKLFPHFDSSSSLYSTNVSQYSSELEGEWVTVEGRFKCISLTCISSSCPRSPKGLSPSAHLADGTVDLILVRETNPLGFLTYLHRHTNTQDQFDLPFVEVHRVRAVRFSLPPGEEEEEEEYEESNREIQASAERVLEDPGKLGNSNVSGHSQQHLAGRKDRGNAMNKVKRRGFVCGPCCTKPRSVSVWNCDGEILPHTQISCRVHGQLVRLFARGIEDSTMP, from the exons ATGGAGATAGATTCGGTGAGAGTCGAGTCTAGTCTGTGGATCGGTAATAAGCGGTACAGGGCTTTCCTAAGCGGATGGTACTTCAGCTGGACTGAGATCGACAAGAGGAACCGGGAGAAGAAAACAA tttcagTGCCAGTGTCAGAGGTCATTGGGGTGAAGGAGGGTAGAGTTGAGATCCAACCCCAGAAGAAAGTAGAAGACACCGACCTTGATTTTACTT TATTCTACGTGAAGCGCAGCAGCAAAGGAAACGGTATCGGAGCACCGTGGAGTCTGGGCAGGACCCAGTTCTGTTGTCCAAGCCGGGCCGTCCGGGATCAATGGATCACTCAGCTCCGAACCGCACTCAAAACCCACA GCCCCTCGCGTCCTCGCAGGTTGTTGGTGTTCATTAATCCTTTCGGAGGAAAGAAGAGGGGGAAACAGATCTTTCACTCTCTAGTGGCCCCTCTGTTTGAGCTGGCTGGCATCAGCTCTCACGTTGTGG TGACTGAACAAGCAAATCAGGCCAGAGACTACATCCTGAAGAAAGACCTGACAGGGTTTGATGG AGTCATATGCGTGGGTGGAGACGGCATGTTCAGTGAGCTGCTGCACGGTGTGATTGGACGAACCCAGCAAGAGGCGGGAATTTCAGAACACGACTTGAGCGTAATGCTGCAGCCGTGTGACCTCCACATTGGCATCATTCCAGCAG GCTCTacagattgtgtgtgtttcaccaCCATAGGCATAAATGACCCCGTGACATCGACGCTGCACATCATCATCG GAGACTCTCAGCCTCTGGATGTGTGTTCTGTCCATTATCAGTCAACACTGGTACGTTACTCGGTCTCTATGGTGGGCTATGGTTTTTACGGAGATGTTTTGGCAGAGAGCGAGAGGCACCGCTGGATGGGCCCTCTCAGATATGATTATTCAG GTTGTATGGTGTATCTGTGTAACAGGAGCTATCCGGGACTAGTGCAATATCTCCCTGCTGATTCTCATATCTCCAGCCCAAGGGACAACACTCGCTGCCTGTCAGG GTGCCGAGTGTGTTCGGAAAGCAAAGAGAAGCTGTTCCCCCACTTTGACAGCTCCAGTTCTCTCTACAGCACTAATGTGAGCCAGTACAGCAGTGAGTTAGAGG GCGAGTGGGTGACTGTTGAAGGCAGGTTCAAGTGTATCTCTCTCACCTGCATTTCAAGCTCATGTCCACGGAGTCCAAAGGGTCTCTCGCCATCCGCTCACTTGGCCGATGGGACGGTAGACCTCATCCTGGTGCGAGAAACAAACCCTCTGGGCTTTCTCACGTACCTTCAcaggcacacaaacacacaggatcAG TTCGACCTGCCCTTCGTAGAAGTTCATCGTGTCAGGGCTGTTCGGTTTTCTCTACCCCctggagaagaagaggaggaggaggagtatgAAGAGAGTAATCGAGAGATACAGGCCTCTGCTGAGAGAGTACTGGAGGATCCTGGGAAACTGGGCAATAGTAACGTTTCAGGACACTCACAGCAGCATCTGGCAGGGAGGAAGGACAGAGGAAATGCAATGAATAAAGTAAAGAGACGAGGCTTTGTGTGTGGGCCGTGCTGCACTAAACCTCGATCAGTATCGGTGTGGAACTGCGATGGAGAAATTCTACCTCACACCCAGATCTCATGCAG AGTTCATGGCCAGCTGGTGCGTCTCTTTGCCAGGGGCATCGAGGATTCAACAATGCCGTGA
- the galnt6 gene encoding polypeptide N-acetylgalactosaminyltransferase 6: protein MRLRRRLSPLKLAVLGGTLFMVILVVLQRDVGSGSLQDPWLQDLSNKKERVFEMVRGAVNNFAFQIGAPQPPSVGVLPTPDRNCPPGFYTLADLKPWIERPPQDPQAPGADAAAFQKASMTAEEEKEKQDGMTRHCFNQFASDRISLHRSLGDDTRPPECVERRFRRCPKLPTTSVIIVFHNEAWSTLLRTVYSVLHTSPAAFLKEIILVDDASTAEHLHEKLDEYVKSLKIVKVVRQPERKGLITARLLGAGKAQGEILTFLDAHCECFHGWLEPLLARIVEEPTAVVSPEITTIDLNSFQFHKPMASTRAHNRGNFDWSLTFGWEGIPDYENAKRKDETYPVKTPTFAGGLFSISKAYFEKIGTYDDKMEIWGGENVEMSFRVWQCGGQLEIIPCSVVGHVFRTKSPHTFPKGTEVITRNQVRLAEVWMDDYKLIYYRRSQSAAKMAKEKNYGDISDRLKLRETLQCKNFSWYLTNVYPEAFVPDLTPVKFGALKNRGSQQCLDVGESNNGGKPVIMYVCHNMGGNQYFEYTSHKELRHNIGKQLCLHASPYPEPVKIELCTLKGKGSSLSPEQEWVFTEEDLLKNPSSEKCLHKKGDKILMSPCNPEDHHQQWTFS, encoded by the exons ATGCGTCTGAGACGTCGTCTCTCCCCCCTGAAGCTTGCTGTTCTGGGCGGCACACTTTTTATGGTCATTCTGGTGGTCCTCCAGAGGGATGTTGGCAGCGGTTCGCTTCAGGACCCGTGGCTGCAAGATCTTTCTAACAAAAAAGAGAGGGTGTTCGAGATGGTCCGCGGTGCGGTCAATAACTTCGCCTTCCAGATCGGAGCCCCGCAGCCCCCGTCGGTGGGAGTGCTGCCCACCCCAGACCGAAACTGCCCCCCGGGTTTCTACACTCTTGCGGATCTCAAACCGTGGATTGAGAGACCTCCTCAGGACCCTCAAGCTCCGGGAGCCGATGCCGCAGCCTTCCAGAAAGCCAGCATGACTGCGGAGGAAGAGAAGGAGAAGCAGGATGGCATGACCAGGCACTGCTTTAACCAGTTCGCCAGTGACCGAATCTCCTTGCACCGCAGTCTTGGAGATGACACCCGTCCACCCGA GTGTGTTGAGCGACGGTTTCGACGATGTCCTAAGCTCCCCACCACGAGTGTGATCATTGTTTTTCATAACGAGGCTTGGTCAACACTTCTGCGCACCGTGTATAGTGTCCTGCACACCTCCCCAGCGGCCTTCCTCAAAGAAATCATACTGGTGGACGACGCCAGCACGGCAG AACACCTCCATGAGAAGCTGGATGAGTATGTGAAGTCACTGAAGATCGTGAAGGTAGTGCGTCAGCCGGAGAGGAAGGGCCTCATCACTGCGAGGCTTCTCGGAGCCGGGAAAGCTCAGGGAGAAATCCTCACCTTCCTGGATGCTCACT GTGAGTGTTTCCATGGCTGGCTCGAGCCTCTCCTCGCTCGCATTGTTGAGGAGCCCACTGCCGTGGTGAGCCCTGAGATCACAACCATTGATTTAAACTCTTTCCAGTTCCACAAGCCTATGGCGTCTACGCGTGCACATAACAGGGGCAACTTTGACTGGAGTCTCACATTTGGCTGGGAGGGCATTCCAGATTACGAGAATGCTAAACGCAAAGATGAGACTTACCCAGTGAA AACTCCAACATTTGCCGGTGGTTTGTTCTCTATATCGAAGGCCTATTTCGAGAAAATTGGGACCTACGATGACAAAATGGAGATATGGGGCGGAGAAAACGTCGAGATGTCTTTCAGG GTGTGGCAGTGCGGCGGACAGTTGGAGATAATCCCCTGCTCCGTGGTGGGTCATGTGTTCCGCACCAAGAGTCCTCACACCTTCCCCAAAGGTACAGAGGTCATTACGCGTAACCAGGTGCGCTTGGCTGAAGTGTGGATGGACGACTACAAGCTGATTTACTATCGACGCAGCCAAAGTGCAGCTAAAATGGCCAAAGAA AAAAACTATGGTGATATATCTGACCGATTGAAACTGAGAGAAACCTTACAATGCAAGAACTTTTCTTGGTACCTAACCAATGTCTACCCAGAAGCCTTTGTCCCTGATCTTACCCCTGTCAAGTTTGGAGCT cttAAGAATAGGGGATCACAGCAATGTCTGGATGTTGGCGAAAGCAACAATGGGGGAAAGCCTGtgattatgtatgtatgtcacAACATGGGCGGCAATCAG TACTTTGAATATACATCACATAAGGAGCTAAGGCATAACATAGGGAAACAGCTCTGCCTGCACGCGTCTCCTTACCCAGAGCCAGTGAAGATTGAGCTCTGTACACTGAAGGGCAAAGGCAGCAGTTTGTCTCCGGAACAAGAATGGGTGTTCACAGAA GAGGATCTGTTGAAGAATCCGTCCTCTGAAAAGTGCCTCCATAAGAAAGGAGACAAGATATTAATGAGCCCCTGCAATCCAGAAGACCATCACCAGCAGTGGACTTTCAGTTGA